The Microtus pennsylvanicus isolate mMicPen1 chromosome 5, mMicPen1.hap1, whole genome shotgun sequence DNA segment CGTCCCATGAGGGGGCTTTGATGGCCCTGGAGACCCTACAGTAAATAAACCAGCATCCTGCCGCCCAAAGCCGCCTCTTATTAGTTGCCAAACAAGGGGCCTTCTGTCCTCCTGATCCTACTGACTTCTGGACCCAGGGAAGGGAACTCAGCCCCTTGCAATTCCTGGggcctctccagcccagggcccCACTCAAGAACTGTCCCCTAGTACTACCATCCCCATGGCCATGCAGGCTCCCTACCCCCAGATGTCCGGCCACTGCTGGGCCTCGAGggtgaggatggaggaaggggtgggccaagtcccatcccttccctgtgtctccttgcccactctctctctccacctttctttgcttctgagTTCATTTTTGAGCAATAAACAGAAAGTTGCCACTTGTAACTGAGCTGGTGAGTCTGGGAAAGTGTTGGGGCAAGTGGTGGGGAGCCCTCTTAGAGTGGGTTTGAGGAAACAAAAGCTCTCTGGAGGAAAATGGAAGTCCAAAACTGGGCAGTGTCCCACGTGCTGGCCTGGAGTCCAAAGGCCTGGGTTATACCCGGGATGATGGTGAGCATTGttagtcccagctcttgggaggcagaggcaggcagattttgaCCTGgcctacgtagtgagttccaagccagcaagaactacatactgagactctgtctcaaaacaagcccGGTTTGAGGCTCAGCCCCTGTAGCGAGCTGGCTGGCACAGCTGACCTCTCCGCCAGTTCTTGCTAGGTTCCCCCAGCTAGAAGAGCCGTACTGTCCACACCTTTTCACAGACCCAGGGAGCAGTGAGCCTTCCATTCACTTCATGAGCAGTTTCCCCTTTTGAAAATGTTTGTATACATTCATGTGTTCTTGGTTTTGGttatttggcttttcaagacaggatttctctgtagctttggagcctgtcctggaactagctcttgctgaccagcctggcctcgaactcacagaaatctgcatgcctctgcctcccaagtactgggactaaaggcgtgcgccactgcagCCTGGCTTCATTCATGTATTCCGTGCTGTTCTTTCTCCTGATGATCTTCTGTGGAGTGTTGCCTCTATTATTGTTTTTAGATGGTCTTGCTATAGCACaggcttgttttttttgttgttgttgttttgttttgtttggaacagggtcttactatctatctctggctgtcctggaactcttataggccagactggcctcgaactcacagagatcacctgtctttgcctcctgagtgctggtattaaaggtatgcgccatcACTGCCAGGCCACTCAGTTTTCTATTTAGATTGAGGTGAATGGACTTTCTCAGATGGCCAAAGAAATGGCCAAGCTTCTTCCGGCCTTCTACCTCACCTTCTGTCTGGCAACAAGTCAGCATGTTCTCATAGACATGAGACTCCCAAAAGCTCAGAGGGAGAAGCAGAGGCctggtcctcagaacccaaagTGACAGCGAAGGCCCTCCTTTGGCAGCAGAGTGGCCCCCTGCATGCTGTAGCTAGCTAGCCACAAGGTGCTAGAGAACAGATTTGGGTCCAGCAGTGGCCAACAACTGGATTCCAGGCATACGCTGACATGCACCATGGCCCTCTGGAAGAAAGTACGCCCCCTCCAGAAGCCACTCCAGAACACTCCTGATGttagaggggaagggagggtccCTGGCTCTTTATTAAAACCTTTTCTCCTCAGTAGTATGATTGCCCGTGGAAGATGGAGAGTCCTGCAGCTGGTCCAGAGGACTTGGTTGGTTTCAAAGGTGGCATTGCTGGTGAGCAGGAGTTCCTCCCGAGATGAGGTGTTTAGCCAGTTGCAAAGGAGGGGCTTTGAAGCTTTCACTGAGGGGCAAAGTGGGGGAGGGTGAGGCCAAGAgagcagcactggggagggtgAGACTCATCTTCCAGTCATCAGGCTATTGGGGAGCACTCCCtggaagagagggagagctgTCGGCTTTCCAGACTCAAGGagcctgtctctccttccttcacgCAGCCATCCAAAGCCACAGACCACCCGGAATAGAGCACCGTGCTCCATTTCTCCACGCACACACCCACTGACATCCTCCTTCCGTCCATGTCCAAATCTATCCACCGTTCCTTCCCCATCCTTCAGTTCCATTCACCTGCTCCGTATTCATTACTCACCTGTCTCCCCCCACTTATCTTTCCTCTCCCACTTCTGGAGAGCGGGGGCTCTGTTTTGCTCAGTGCTGCACCCCAGGACAGTGCTTCCTGCCATACAGCAGGTGCTTACTTAGCACATGCTCAGTCAACAGATCCATTCTCCCACTCACCATGTGCCTGCTACTCCTTCAGCTCGTCCATCCacttccatcttacatctgtctgctgtttggttggttggttggtttttttttcaagacagggtttttctgtagcttgggagcctatcctggaactagttcttgtagaccaggctggcctcaaacttaaagagatctgcctgtctctgcctcccgagtgctggtattaaaagtctgtgccaccactgactggtttgtctactttttatattaaagttttatttattatttatctacttatttttaaagacagggtttataTAACCCTGGCCGACctgcaactcactgtgtagaccaggctggcctggaactcacagagatccccctgcctctacctcctggatgTTGGTGCCACACCAGGCcttaaatggtttttaaattgcCTGCAGATAGATCTGAATACTGGTTTGAGTACTGAGCCTGGTCCCTGTGAAGACcagaagggcatcagatctcctaaaCTGGAGTTAGGGACAGTAGTGAGCCATTATAtgggtatgggtgctgggaattaaacctgggtcctctggggaatcaacaaatgctcttaactgttgagccatatctctccagcctctttatttgtctgtttttaaatttttaaatttctgtttccccagccgggtggcggtggcgcacgcctttaatcccagcaccggggaggcagaggcaggtggatctctgtgagtttgagatcagcttggtctacaagagctagttccaggacaggctccaaagctacagagaaaccctgtcttgaaaaatcaaaaaaaaaatgtttccccatACATAAAATTtctattatatattgtatatttctaTTATCTCTCATATATtgtatgttacatatatataatttctaaattcctaaatttgtttattttgagacaaggtctttctatgtagccctgagtGTACAGCAACTAACTACGCAGGCCaaggtgtccttgaactcacaggaatcaccctctctgcctccagagcgcgGAGACTgagggtgtgtaccaccaagcctggcaggCCCCAGAGCATACAAGCTGCTCACAACCTCACTAAGATACCTCTCTGTGCCTTGGGTCACACAATCCCTGCTGCTTAGAATACTTATATTAGGGCTGCCTCCCTGGCAAATTCTTCTTTAGGTAAATTCCTTCTTCGGGCAGCTCCATGATACCTTCCTTCCTAGCCTACCTGAGGATGAGGCACAGTCTTACTGGTTTCTCTTCTTAGGTGGTAGCATTCCATATTATGTTGTCATCAGCCATTAGCTTGGCCTGGCCTTATTCTAAACGGAATTCTGCTGggaatggtggcgcacgcctttaatcctagcaccgagtcagaggcaggtggatcgtagtgagttcaaggccagcctgggctacggagCAAATTTTAGGCCAACtaaactacatagtaagacaaacaaaaacaaaccaacaaagccCTGAATTCAAGGGCTGAGTCTTTCCTGTGCATTCTGTGTCCCAGACTCCAAACACAGAGAGCAGCATACAGTGGACACTGGAAATGCTGTAACTGAATGACCTCACACAAACCTTTTCACGAGGAGATGGCAGAAGGTGTGCCATGGTGCGGCTGCGATTTCTGTCAGAGCTGGAGGcaatagaagaaaagagaaggctgAGAATCACAAAATGCAGGACCAGGAAGGAATAGACCAGCATGGCTCAAAACTCCCCTACCCTGCTGAGATGTTATAAACCCTTGCTcttcctgtcccccacccccaccccaccccctgcaggctcctcaccctcaccctcctccctgaGCAGAGCATCACTCACCGGGTGTCTGTGCTTCGGGTCTTGGTGAAGATCACTGGAAAGAGAGGCCCCAGTCAGAGAAGTGACTTTCCCCATGGTGAGAAGGAGTTGGGACTAGAgtggatggggataaggggaccGCTGACTAGCAAGAATGAGTGGGTTAGAATGTGCCTAGGACTGGCATTGAGGTGGAAAAAATGGGCAGATTCCCTGGGAGGTCAGGAACTGGTCCCTAGATGAAGAGAGAGCTCACTGTGTTTAGATGGTATCTGAGTCCCTTGGTCTTTTGTCTGCATTTCCTTGGTGTGCACAGAGTTCACCTGGGAGCGAGCAATAAATAGTGCTTCATCTGTAAGTTCTGCGCTGATCTGGCTCAGGAATTCTTCAGACTGGGTTAATGAGACTTTCTGGAAAGGAAGTTAGAACTGAGCCTGCAAACTCCCACAGGTCTGGTGTCTTCCAGGCTGCCGGCCTGCGGTTGAGGAATCTGGTATTAGCAGGTTGAGATGGGAGGCCCTGGACCCTGGACGCAGTCTGTGGGGTTTTGGGATTAAGGACAAAGGCCCGTGGCTCGGAACCAGAGTACCTGCCTagcttcccttctcctctcacaTCCCATGGTTGCTCACCTGACCTCCACCTAAGGCGGCCGCAGCTTGAGATGGCCAGCTGTCCTTTTTCTCTCCATTGTTCCTGGCAGATGTGGATGCCATCACCCTGGAAACAAAGTTTGTGTTAAGACTGAGGAACCAGCCCACTTCCTCCCAGACCCCATCTCACACCATTCCCTGGGCCCAGGTTTAGTCCATGCCTATAGCCCGAACACCGTCTCAGTCCTGTCCTTGAAAAAGTTGGTTGTTTTGCCCACAACTTTGAGGGGAGGGGCTCTCAGAAAAACTCTCTCCCCCATTCTATCCAacacccttccttcttctctgccaAAGCCCTTCCTAAGGCAAGGCAGCCAACATGCAGCCCCCCGACCTGGCTGATGAAATCTTGGGTTACTCGGCGGGAGGGGATACGGAGAGGTCTAAGGGGAGAGCCTATGTTGGCCTCAGGGGATAGGGAGTTGGAGTTGGGGAGGAAGGTTGGAAAGAGGGAGAGCCAGGGAAACGCTGCTCCGGGTTGCTATAAAGACCTAAATGTTTGCGGAGGTTCTATAGTTCCGTTGCTAGGAGACTAGTGGTTCTAGAACTAAAGACATTTTCCTAGGGTACCACGGCTGCTCTCCAGGTTCCTCCTTGGAGGTGGTGACCCCAGCGTTATTTCGAGGCATTTGGGAGATGACGTAGGGCGGAACCTGGGCTCTTAATCCTCCCACCACCAGGGCGGCGCTAGAAGCAAGCGGCAGGCGCGCCCCAGCCTCTCTAGCCACCTCTTCCCAGCCTGGGTCCCGGAAAACGACCGCGGCCGCGGCTGCGGCCGTAGCGGGCGGGGGAAGCGATGTGGGTTGTACTAAGTCACCCCGTCTCTCGGGGAGGCTCAGACTCGGAACGTCGGGATCTCACCGCCGTACCTTTGCCTCCAGGAGCTTGTGCCCTCTGTAAAAGGCAGAATGCAGGTTCCCTTTCAGgtctcttctgcctctcccttgGCAGTTCCTTCCTTGGCGGATGGCTTTCGGCACCCACCCCTCCCTCGGTGCGTTGGTTGGTACGTGCCGAAGCCAAAGGACGCCGGCAGGAAAAGGAAGCAGGCCGGCCTTAAAGGGGCCCAGCtactatttatttaattaatttatttatatttaaaagccgCTCTCTCCTTCCTCCGATGCTCTTAACGTCCCCGACAGAAGAGTAAGCTTAGTTGCGCAGCCAGCAACGGGGCCAGCTGCTGGAGACGGCAGCTCCTGCCCATCGGAAGACCAGGTGTGCGGGAACTGCGCCCAGAGGTGTCCCGCGCCCTGGCACCTTGCGGGCTCTAACAGCTGGGATCGCGTGGGGAAACTGGGCCCAGGGCTCAGGTGGAACGGCTGATGTCCCGGGCTGAAAGGTGAGGCCGCACTGGTGAGACTGGGACAAGTCCTTGCACCTCCAGAGCTGGACTAGGGCGACAAGGGGAGCCGCCAAGATGCCAGAGGAAAATATCTTCCTGTTCGTGCCTAACCTCATCGGTGAGTGCTCTCTGCGGCCCCAGCACCAGCGGAGGGCGAGAGACCATGAACTAGCTCCCCGATCACAACCtgtccctctcccttcccatGCCAAGGTTATGCCAGGATTGTCTTCGCCATCATTTCCTTCTACTTCATGCCCTGCTGCCCCTTCACGGCCTCCTCCTTCTATCTGCTCAGTGGACTTCTGGACGCCTTCGATGGACACGCAGCTCGAGCCCTTAATCAAGGTGACAGATTTCTACCACTACCGCTGCTTGGGGACCCAACAGCCCCCTGCCCTTTTCCTGCTTTCCCAGGACCTCAGAAGCTTTCCATGCCCGTCtctaagaaaacaagacaggaattTGCAGGGGGGAACTTAAGCTTGCTCTTGAGGGCTGTTCACGGTTTAGGAAGGGTGTGACCTAAACCGGGCGTAGTGGTGTAAATGGAAGGGGTCTCTCTGGATAAATTCCCTTTGGGTCAGgcgtggtgactcatgcctgtaattccagccctggagaggctgaCGGAAAGATTGCTCCAAGTCAAAGGTCCTCTTCGACTAGACTGCATATTAAGTACCAGGtgaaccagggctacacagcaaaatcctacaaaaataaaagtcattggggctggagagatggctcagaggataaattAAATATGCTTACTgcttggctgggtggtggcacagccCTGTAatttccagctcttgggaggcagaggcaggtggatctctgagttcaaggccagcctggcctacaagtcGGGAGTTCCagttctgttacacagagaaccctgtctcaaaacaaacaaacaaaaagaatgtttgCTGCTCTTGTACAGGACCTGGATTTAGTTCTCAGAGTCCACATGGTGGgttacaaccacctataacttcagtttcaggggtccAGTgttgtctctggcctctgtgggcatcaggaacacgtgtacatacatatatgaaggcaaaaactCATAccataaaacaaaagataaataagaaaataaaattctattcttCAGGTGTTTACTAGGGACTACTATGTGCTAGTCACAGACAATAGGGATACCGGAAGGGGTTGGAGCTGGGTGGGGGAAGCAGATGGTGTTTGGATTGCTGAGTAATTCATTAATGTGTTCTCCAGAGCCATCTCTAAAACTGCCCCCGAGGCTTGGGGTCTGCTTGCCTTTTGGGGGGCTTGGTTCTGGGTTAGAGGAGTTGAGGATGGGGCTTCTCTGCTCCGCCAACAGCTTTCCTGCCACAGCCGTGGCCTCCTCATTCCTTGTCCTCATATCCCGTCCTTCTGGCCTCTCCATCTCTTGACAGCAGCCTACCTTCCTTCTCAAGCAGTAGATGGTAGacatttttaaattcctttcatatGTGACCCCGAGTGATGGACCAAACAGTCCTTCCAACTTAATACTTCAACTTAATTCTTTTTCAGGAACCCGATTCGGGGCCATGCTTGACATGCTGACGGACCGTTGTTCCACCATGTGTCTCTTGGTCAACCTGGCCTTGCTATACCCTCGGGCCACTCTTCTCTTCCAGCTCAGCATGAGCCTAGACGTGGCCAGCCACTGGCTGCATCTGCACAGGTCTGCTTTGAAGCTGGAGGTGCTGATAGGGGGAAGATATTACAGTGGGAGGAAGACGGAGATGATTCAGGATCCCTGGGAggtgtcttcctttttctttgccCCTTGAGAGAGCAGCCCAAGGCTTACTTAGAATTTAGTGtgtgcccaggcaggcctcaaattcatggcagtcttcccactcctgcctcctgagtgctggaattgtatGCCATCTAGCCTCTGTCTTTAGCGGAGGCCTCTTTTTCAATTTTTGCTTTGTGAAAGGTCCCTGGGTGAGGGCTGTTTCTGAGTGGGCTTGTCGTACAGGTGGCCTAAGCAATTTTTAGCATTGGCCTGGTTCCAAATGTGGGGAGCAGAATGGGTGCTTATGGTGGGACATTTAATCCTGACTGCCCCCACCTGGGGAATGATAGGGCTCGGCCAGACAGTAGAGGCAGTTGGTGGGATGGCTGGACGGATGTAGTAGCAGTGAGAGCTCATGAAGTCTTGCCATATTCTCCCCTAGTTCTGTGGTAAAAGGCAGTGAGAGCCACAAGATGATCGACCTCTCTGGGAACCCTGTGCTTCGCATCTACTACACTTCTAGGGTGAGcacttcctgcccctcccctACCTGATGTGGAAACACAGAGCCTTAGGCTGGGTCTTAGCCGTGGTCAGGAGAGCTGAGCGGCAGTGGTCCTTAGGCTGAGGCATGGTGAAGGAGAACTGGCGGGAGGGCTCCTGGCGTCAGtgagaatgagactgagagagagagagagagagagagagagagagagagagagagagagagggagggagggagggaggg contains these protein-coding regions:
- the LOC142849731 gene encoding putative protein T-ENOL isoform X2; amino-acid sequence: MASTSARNNGEKKDSWPSQAAAALGGGQKVSLTQSEEFLSQISAELTDEALFIARSQVNSVHTKEMQTKDQGTQIPSKHMIFTKTRSTDTRSDRNRSRTMAHLLPSPREKGVLPNSLMTGR
- the LOC142849731 gene encoding putative protein T-ENOL isoform X1, giving the protein MPRNNAGVTTSKEEPGEQPWVMASTSARNNGEKKDSWPSQAAAALGGGQKVSLTQSEEFLSQISAELTDEALFIARSQVNSVHTKEMQTKDQGTQIPSKHMIFTKTRSTDTRSDRNRSRTMAHLLPSPREKGVLPNSLMTGR
- the Cdipt gene encoding CDP-diacylglycerol--inositol 3-phosphatidyltransferase, translated to MPEENIFLFVPNLIGYARIVFAIISFYFMPCCPFTASSFYLLSGLLDAFDGHAARALNQGTRFGAMLDMLTDRCSTMCLLVNLALLYPRATLLFQLSMSLDVASHWLHLHSSVVKGSESHKMIDLSGNPVLRIYYTSRPALFTLCAGNELFYCLLYLFNFSEGPLVGSVGLFRMGLWITAPIALLKSIISVIHLVTAARNMAALDAADRAKKK